One part of the Phoenix dactylifera cultivar Barhee BC4 chromosome 4, palm_55x_up_171113_PBpolish2nd_filt_p, whole genome shotgun sequence genome encodes these proteins:
- the LOC120110574 gene encoding pentatricopeptide repeat-containing protein At1g15510, chloroplastic-like, giving the protein MPVFGKMVDWDVFSRNVMVGGYGENGFLDDALDLYQRMLWAGNDIRLDIYTFPCVLRSCSGVLDLMRKREIHAHVIRLGFGLETDVWNSPVAMCRRCGEVHCARKVFDEMPMKDCILWNGMIFGYLENGERFEELILFLIMHDISFEPELMTTRSVICASGSVCDKRLAKEIHGCGKEEVFLGQSSKLYSSKMSISCQIMRK; this is encoded by the exons ATGCCGGTGTTCGGCAAAATGGTCGACTGGGACGTCTTCTCTCGGAACGTGATGGTCGGCGGGTATGGGGAAAATGGTTTCTTGGATGATGCCCTGGATTTGTACCAACGGATGCTGTGGGCCGGCAACGATATCAGGTTGGACATATATACTTTTCCGTGCGTCCTCAG GTCTTGCAGCGGTGTCCTGGATTTGATGAGGAAGAGAGAGATCCATGCTCATGTGATTAGATTAGGTTTCGGGTTGGAAACAGATGTTTGGAATTCTCCGGTCGCGATGTGTAGAAGGTGCGGTGAAGTTCACTGTGCTCGGAAAGTGTTTGACGAAATGCCAATGAAGGATTGCATCTTGTGGAATGGCATGATTTTTGGGTATCTTGAGAATGGGGAGCGTTTTGAAGAGTTGATATTGTTCTTAATAATGCATGATATTTCATTTGAGCCGGAGTTGATGACAACGAGAAGTGTTATCTGTGCTTCTGGGTCGGTGTGTGATAAGAGGTTAGCAAAGGAGATTCATGGTTGTGGTAAAGAAGAGGTTTTTTTGGGTCAAAGCAGCAAATTATATAGCTCTAAAATGAGTATATCCTGCCAGATCATgagaaagtaa